From a region of the Sander lucioperca isolate FBNREF2018 chromosome 8, SLUC_FBN_1.2, whole genome shotgun sequence genome:
- the si:ch211-160b11.4 gene encoding uncharacterized protein si:ch211-160b11.4 isoform X3: MKTLALLSLSIAVALGMPPFAPGVAQNTVLTKEDQSPLLGDFVPVQGHVVVENPAPQVRLGSEEQQEKLALVPLDMEQSMVELEIKVKPQVGEGQEGEVKTEAKQEPEVKPEPEVKEEQELKADPEVKAEPEVKVDLEADVAPEENLNPEVMAELKVDEKPKVEMEPELKDDPDFKVESEVKVEPDVQEEFPVQMNHKAETETDEIEERHIDMEGKYEMVGKPIMELEPLDDDDMELSEVEKNLRAEFQNQNPVNHPLPEERGLLMSEIDSDGEPIMELVPLDDDNMSGKELSNTELSEVENTLRATFQNQEDGEPIMELESEEGEALLHQQVMPDAAIMEEGPALDIMGQPILALEEYFPNEEARVGMEPGKEQDSRMVEGSHYLMMEEPDSESVREEELSSMALFEDPAMEDGPMLDRGVQIGVAPVRGRALMRQRVENPEERRLSPKQNKQGESRCSGVMLEGKCYQFFKGPKGAADAELFCQDHFPGGHLASITSHYIHKEVMNMMLRQNGAHTRTWIGGLRYLQTGRFIWLDGSHWGYADWLSGEPNNTADVEECVEVLAHGNGKFNDFTCWEPQAFICSYSY, from the exons ATGAAGACGCTGGCATTGCTCTCACTGAGCATAGCAG TGGCTCTGGGAATGCCACCATTTGCTCCAGGCGTGGCACAAAACACTGTGTTGACTAAAGAAGACCAGAGCCCTCTGCTGGGGGACTTTGTTCCTGTGCAGGGTCATGTGGTGGTGGAAAATCCTGCACCACAAGTCAGGCTGGGCTCCGAGGAGCAACAGGAAAAATTGGCTCTGGTGCCACTGGACATGGAGCAGAGTATGGTGGAACTAGAGATCAAAGTGAAGCCACAAGTTGGAGAGGGGCAAGAGGGTGAAGTAAAGACAGAGGCTAAGCAGGAGCCAGAAGTCAAACCAGAGCCAGAAGTTAAGGAGGAGCAGGAGCTAAAAGCAGACCCAGAGGTTAAAGCAGAGCCAGAAGTTAAGGTGGATCTAGAGGCTGATGTGGCACCAGAAGAAAATCTGAATCCAGAG GTTATGGCTGAACTAAAGGTTGATGAGAAGCCAAAAGTTGAGATGGAGCCAGAGCTCAAAGATGACCCAGATTTTAAGGTGGAATCGGAGGTTAAGGTGGAGCCAGATGTTCAAGAGGAGTTTCCGGTGCAAATGAACCACAAGGCAGAAACTGAAACAGATGAGATCGAAGAGAGGCACATTGACATGGAGGGAAAATATGAAATGGTGGGCAAACCAATCATGGAGTTGGAGCCACTGGATGACGACGACATGGAGTTGTCAGAAGTGGAAAAGAATTTAAGGGCGGAATTTCAGAATCAAAATCCTGTCAATCACCCTCTGCCAGAAGAGAGAGGGTTGCTTATGAGTGAGATAGATTCAGATGGAGAACCGATCATGGAGCTAGTGCCACTGGATGACGACAACATGTCTGGAAAAGAACTGAGCAACACAGAGCTGTCAGAAGTTGAAAACACTTTGAGGGCGACATTTCAGAATCAAGAGGATGGAGAACCAATAATGGAGCTGGAGTCTGAAGAGGGTGAGGCCCTTTTACATCAACAGGTCATGCCAGATGCTGCTATCATGGAAGAAGGGCCAGCATTGGACATTATGGGGCAGCCGATATTAGCTTTAGAGGAGTATTTCCCAAATGAAGAGGCTAGGGTGGGCATGGAGCCTGGCAAAGAGCAAGACTCTCGCATGGTGGAGGGGTCACACTATTTGATGATGGAGGAACCAGACAGTGAGTCTGTCAGGGAGGAGGAGCTGTCTTCAATGGCGCTCTTTGAGGATCCAGCAATGGAAGACGGTCCTATGCTTGATAGAGGAGTTCAGATTGGTGTGGCGCCTGTAAGAGGAAGGGCTTTGATGAGGCAGAGAGTTGAAAACCCTGAAGAAAGAAGATTAtcaccaaaacaaaacaagcaag GGGAGAGCCGTTGTTCTGGTGTGATGCTTGAGGGGAAGTGTTACCAGTTCTTCAAAGGGCCAAAGGGGGCTGCAGATGCTGAG CTCTTTTGCCAGGATCATTTCCCTGGTGGCCATCTGGCTTCCATCACGAGCCATTATATTCACAAAGAGGTGATGAACATGATGCTGCGGCAAAACGGGGCACATACACGCACCTGGATTGGAGGACTACGATATTTGCAG ACCGGTCGCTTTATCTGGTTGGATGGATCCCACTGGGGCtatgctgattggctgtcagggGAGCCCAATAATACAGCAGATGTGGAGGAATGTGTGGAGGTGCTAGCACATG GAAATGGAAAGTTCAATGACTTCACATGCTGGGAACCTCAGGCTTTCATCTGTTCCTACTCTTATTAG
- the si:ch211-160b11.4 gene encoding uncharacterized protein si:ch211-160b11.4 isoform X2: MKTLALLSLSIAVALGMPPFAPGVAQNTVLTKEDQSPLLGDFVPVQGHVVVENPAPQVRLGSEEQQEKLALVPLDMEQSMVELEIKVKPQVGEGQEGEVKTEAKQEPEVKPEPEVKEEQELKADPEVKAEPEVKVDLEADVAPEENLNPEVMAELKVDEKPKVEMEPELKDDPAFKVESEVKVEPDVQEEFQVQMNLEAETKTGREIEERHIDMEGKYEMVGKPIMELEPLDDDDMELSEVEKNLRAEFQNQNPVNHPLPEERGLLMSEIDSDGEPIMELVPLDDDNMSGKELSNTELSEVENTLRATFQNQEDGEPIMELESEEGEALLHQQVMPDAAIMEEGPALDIMGQPILALEEYFPNEEARVGMEPGKEQDSRMVEGSHYLMMEEPDSESVREEELSSMALFEDPAMEDGPMLDRGVQIGVAPVRGRALMRQRVENPEERRLSPKQNKQGESRCSGVMLEGKCYQFFKGPKGAADAELFCQDHFPGGHLASITSHYIHKEVMNMMLRQNGAHTRTWIGGLRYLQTGRFIWLDGSHWGYADWLSGEPNNTADVEECVEVLAHGNGKFNDFTCWEPQAFICSYSY, translated from the exons ATGAAGACGCTGGCATTGCTCTCACTGAGCATAGCAG TGGCTCTGGGAATGCCACCATTTGCTCCAGGCGTGGCACAAAACACTGTGTTGACTAAAGAAGACCAGAGCCCTCTGCTGGGGGACTTTGTTCCTGTGCAGGGTCATGTGGTGGTGGAAAATCCTGCACCACAAGTCAGGCTGGGCTCCGAGGAGCAACAGGAAAAATTGGCTCTGGTGCCACTGGACATGGAGCAGAGTATGGTGGAACTAGAGATCAAAGTGAAGCCACAAGTTGGAGAGGGGCAAGAGGGTGAAGTAAAGACAGAGGCTAAGCAGGAGCCAGAAGTCAAACCAGAGCCAGAAGTTAAGGAGGAGCAGGAGCTAAAAGCAGACCCAGAGGTTAAAGCAGAGCCAGAAGTTAAGGTGGATCTAGAGGCTGATGTGGCACCAGAAGAAAATCTGAATCCAGAGGTTATGGCTGAACTAAAGGTTGATGAGAAGCCAAAAGTTGAGATGGAGCCAGAGCTCAAAGATGACCCAGCCTTTAAGGTGGAATCGGAGGTTAAGGTGGAGCCAGATGTTCAAGAGGAGTTTCAGGTGCAAATGAACCTCGAGGCAGAGACTAAAACAGGCCGGGAGATCGAAGAGAG GCACATTGACATGGAGGGAAAATATGAAATGGTGGGCAAACCAATCATGGAGTTGGAGCCACTGGATGACGACGACATGGAGTTGTCAGAAGTGGAAAAGAATTTAAGGGCGGAATTTCAGAATCAAAATCCTGTCAATCACCCTCTGCCAGAAGAGAGAGGGTTGCTTATGAGTGAGATAGATTCAGATGGAGAACCGATCATGGAGCTAGTGCCACTGGATGACGACAACATGTCTGGAAAAGAACTGAGCAACACAGAGCTGTCAGAAGTTGAAAACACTTTGAGGGCGACATTTCAGAATCAAGAGGATGGAGAACCAATAATGGAGCTGGAGTCTGAAGAGGGTGAGGCCCTTTTACATCAACAGGTCATGCCAGATGCTGCTATCATGGAAGAAGGGCCAGCATTGGACATTATGGGGCAGCCGATATTAGCTTTAGAGGAGTATTTCCCAAATGAAGAGGCTAGGGTGGGCATGGAGCCTGGCAAAGAGCAAGACTCTCGCATGGTGGAGGGGTCACACTATTTGATGATGGAGGAACCAGACAGTGAGTCTGTCAGGGAGGAGGAGCTGTCTTCAATGGCGCTCTTTGAGGATCCAGCAATGGAAGACGGTCCTATGCTTGATAGAGGAGTTCAGATTGGTGTGGCGCCTGTAAGAGGAAGGGCTTTGATGAGGCAGAGAGTTGAAAACCCTGAAGAAAGAAGATTAtcaccaaaacaaaacaagcaag GGGAGAGCCGTTGTTCTGGTGTGATGCTTGAGGGGAAGTGTTACCAGTTCTTCAAAGGGCCAAAGGGGGCTGCAGATGCTGAG CTCTTTTGCCAGGATCATTTCCCTGGTGGCCATCTGGCTTCCATCACGAGCCATTATATTCACAAAGAGGTGATGAACATGATGCTGCGGCAAAACGGGGCACATACACGCACCTGGATTGGAGGACTACGATATTTGCAG ACCGGTCGCTTTATCTGGTTGGATGGATCCCACTGGGGCtatgctgattggctgtcagggGAGCCCAATAATACAGCAGATGTGGAGGAATGTGTGGAGGTGCTAGCACATG GAAATGGAAAGTTCAATGACTTCACATGCTGGGAACCTCAGGCTTTCATCTGTTCCTACTCTTATTAG
- the jam2b gene encoding junctional adhesion molecule 2b, producing MRMLVLPLLITLLQSPLCLSVTVSSSKPKVEVHEHTDAVLACEFRTEKDQNPRIEWKKKGKGVTFVYFNHKFTGSYAGRAKMEGATLTIHSVTQKDSGEYRCEVTAGEDHVNLGEATVTLNVLVPPHVPSCEVPSSVFVGSGLELHCKDKLSVPPATYRWYKDNKALTATADTPYSVDPNKGALKFTSVSKTDSGMYRCESSNSVGAPKSCVAQKLKVIEYPLNMTILIAGAAGFLSLILFCCICVCVCQRRGCCKKDKKTKSTKSFNPPPPPPPPIRNIKHYKPTHSFMI from the exons ATGAGGATGTTGGTGCTGCCTCTTCTCATTACTTTACTGCAga GTCCTCTCTGTTTGTCAGTGACAGTAAGCAGCAGTAAACCCAAAGTGGAGGTCCACGAGCACACAG ATGCTGTGCTCGCCTGTGAGTTCAGGACAGAGAAAGATCAAAATCCTCGAATCGAGtggaagaaaaaaggaaaggggGTGACATTTGTGTACTTTAATCACAAATTTACTG GGTCTTATGCAGGACGGGCAAAGATGGAGGGAGCGACGCTGACAATACACTCGGTTACTCAGAAAGACTCAGGGGAATACCGCTGTGAGGTGACTGCTGGCGAGGACCATGTCAACCTCGGAGAAGCTACTGTAACCCTCAATGTGCTCG TGCCTCCTCACGTCCCGTCCTGTGAGGTACCGAGCTCTGTATTTGTGGGCTCAGGCCTGGAGCTTCACTGTAAGGACAAACTCAGTGTTCCTCCTGCCACCTACCGTTGGTACAAAGACAACAAGGCTTTGACGGCCACAGCAGATACTCCATACAGTGTCGACCCAAACAAAGGCGCACTG AAGTTTACGAGTGTGTCCAAAACAGACTCAGGGATGTACCGCTGTGAGTCCTCCAACAGTGTGGGGGCGCCTAAAAGCTGTGTGGCCCAAAAACTGAAAGTTATTGAAT ATCCTTTGAATATGACAATCTTGATAGCAGGTGCTGCAGGTTTTCTGTCGCTCATCCTTTTCtgctgcatctgtgtgtgtgtctgccaacGCCGAGGCTGCTGCAAGA Aggacaagaaaacaaaaag CACCAAGTCCTtcaaccctcctcctccaccacctcctcccATCCGCAAT ATCAAGCACTACAAACCAACTCACTCCTTCATGATCTGA
- the si:ch211-160b11.4 gene encoding uncharacterized protein si:ch211-160b11.4 isoform X1, with translation MKTLALLSLSIAVALGMPPFAPGVAQNTVLTKEDQSPLLGDFVPVQGHVVVENPAPQVRLGSEEQQEKLALVPLDMEQSMVELEIKVKPQVGEGQEGEVKTEAKQEPEVKPEPEVKEEQELKADPEVKAEPEVKVDLEADVAPEENLNPEVMAELKVDEKPKVEMEPELKDDPAFKVESEVKVEPDVQEEFQVQMNLEAETKTGREIEERHIDMEGKYKMVGEPITELEPLDDDDNMSVDELSNTELSEVEKSFRAAFQNQDLVNQPLLEQEKGLIRERSYVLDEEPIMELETLQDEVEQDVNEMEPELKDDPDFKVESEVKVEPDVQEEFPVQMNHKAETETDEIEERHIDMEGKYEMVGKPIMELEPLDDDDMELSEVEKNLRAEFQNQNPVNHPLPEERGLLMSEIDSDGEPIMELVPLDDDNMSGKELSNTELSEVENTLRATFQNQEDGEPIMELESEEGEALLHQQVMPDAAIMEEGPALDIMGQPILALEEYFPNEEARVGMEPGKEQDSRMVEGSHYLMMEEPDSESVREEELSSMALFEDPAMEDGPMLDRGVQIGVAPVRGRALMRQRVENPEERRLSPKQNKQGESRCSGVMLEGKCYQFFKGPKGAADAELFCQDHFPGGHLASITSHYIHKEVMNMMLRQNGAHTRTWIGGLRYLQTGRFIWLDGSHWGYADWLSGEPNNTADVEECVEVLAHGNGKFNDFTCWEPQAFICSYSY, from the exons ATGAAGACGCTGGCATTGCTCTCACTGAGCATAGCAG TGGCTCTGGGAATGCCACCATTTGCTCCAGGCGTGGCACAAAACACTGTGTTGACTAAAGAAGACCAGAGCCCTCTGCTGGGGGACTTTGTTCCTGTGCAGGGTCATGTGGTGGTGGAAAATCCTGCACCACAAGTCAGGCTGGGCTCCGAGGAGCAACAGGAAAAATTGGCTCTGGTGCCACTGGACATGGAGCAGAGTATGGTGGAACTAGAGATCAAAGTGAAGCCACAAGTTGGAGAGGGGCAAGAGGGTGAAGTAAAGACAGAGGCTAAGCAGGAGCCAGAAGTCAAACCAGAGCCAGAAGTTAAGGAGGAGCAGGAGCTAAAAGCAGACCCAGAGGTTAAAGCAGAGCCAGAAGTTAAGGTGGATCTAGAGGCTGATGTGGCACCAGAAGAAAATCTGAATCCAGAGGTTATGGCTGAACTAAAGGTTGATGAGAAGCCAAAAGTTGAGATGGAGCCAGAGCTCAAAGATGACCCAGCCTTTAAGGTGGAATCGGAGGTTAAGGTGGAGCCAGATGTTCAAGAGGAGTTTCAGGTGCAAATGAACCTCGAGGCAGAGACTAAAACAGGCCGGGAGATCGAAGAGAGGCACATTGACATGGAGGGAAAATATAAAATGGTGGGCGAACCAATCACGGAGTTGGAGCCACTGGATGACGACGACAACATGTCTGTAGACGAACTGAGCAACACAGAGCTGTCCGAAGTGGAAAAGTCTTTTAGGGCAGCATTTCAGAATCAAGATCTTGTCAATCAACCTCTTTTAGAGCAGGAGAAGGGACTTATTAGGGAGAGGAGCTATGTTTTAGATGAAGAACCAATCATGGAGCTGGAAACCCTACAAGATGAGGTGGAGCAGGATGTAAA TGAGATGGAGCCAGAGCTCAAAGATGACCCAGATTTTAAGGTGGAATCGGAGGTTAAGGTGGAGCCAGATGTTCAAGAGGAGTTTCCGGTGCAAATGAACCACAAGGCAGAAACTGAAACAGATGAGATCGAAGAGAGGCACATTGACATGGAGGGAAAATATGAAATGGTGGGCAAACCAATCATGGAGTTGGAGCCACTGGATGACGACGACATGGAGTTGTCAGAAGTGGAAAAGAATTTAAGGGCGGAATTTCAGAATCAAAATCCTGTCAATCACCCTCTGCCAGAAGAGAGAGGGTTGCTTATGAGTGAGATAGATTCAGATGGAGAACCGATCATGGAGCTAGTGCCACTGGATGACGACAACATGTCTGGAAAAGAACTGAGCAACACAGAGCTGTCAGAAGTTGAAAACACTTTGAGGGCGACATTTCAGAATCAAGAGGATGGAGAACCAATAATGGAGCTGGAGTCTGAAGAGGGTGAGGCCCTTTTACATCAACAGGTCATGCCAGATGCTGCTATCATGGAAGAAGGGCCAGCATTGGACATTATGGGGCAGCCGATATTAGCTTTAGAGGAGTATTTCCCAAATGAAGAGGCTAGGGTGGGCATGGAGCCTGGCAAAGAGCAAGACTCTCGCATGGTGGAGGGGTCACACTATTTGATGATGGAGGAACCAGACAGTGAGTCTGTCAGGGAGGAGGAGCTGTCTTCAATGGCGCTCTTTGAGGATCCAGCAATGGAAGACGGTCCTATGCTTGATAGAGGAGTTCAGATTGGTGTGGCGCCTGTAAGAGGAAGGGCTTTGATGAGGCAGAGAGTTGAAAACCCTGAAGAAAGAAGATTAtcaccaaaacaaaacaagcaag GGGAGAGCCGTTGTTCTGGTGTGATGCTTGAGGGGAAGTGTTACCAGTTCTTCAAAGGGCCAAAGGGGGCTGCAGATGCTGAG CTCTTTTGCCAGGATCATTTCCCTGGTGGCCATCTGGCTTCCATCACGAGCCATTATATTCACAAAGAGGTGATGAACATGATGCTGCGGCAAAACGGGGCACATACACGCACCTGGATTGGAGGACTACGATATTTGCAG ACCGGTCGCTTTATCTGGTTGGATGGATCCCACTGGGGCtatgctgattggctgtcagggGAGCCCAATAATACAGCAGATGTGGAGGAATGTGTGGAGGTGCTAGCACATG GAAATGGAAAGTTCAATGACTTCACATGCTGGGAACCTCAGGCTTTCATCTGTTCCTACTCTTATTAG